One stretch of Streptococcus australis DNA includes these proteins:
- the glyS gene encoding glycine--tRNA ligase subunit beta, translating into MTKNLLVELGLEELPAYVVTPSEKQLGEKMAAFLKENRLSFEAIQTFSTPRRLAVRVIGLADKQSDLTEDFKGPAKKIALDSDGNFTKAAQGFVRGKGLTVEDIEFREIKGEEYVYVTKEEVGQPVESIIPGVVDVLKSLTFPVSMHWAGNSFEYIRPVHTLTVLLDEQEFDLDFLDIKGDRVSRGHRFLGQETKIQSAVSYEEDLRAQFVIADPREREQMIVDQIKEIEAKHGVRIEIDEDLLNEVLNLVEYPTAFMGSFDAKYLEVPEEVLVTSMKEHQRYFVVRDQDGKLLPNFISVRNGNAEHLENVIKGNEKVLVARLEDGEFFWREDQKLVISDLIEKLNNVTFHEKIGSLREHMIRTGQIATLLAEKAGLSMDETLDLARAAAIYKFDLLTGMVGEFDELQGIMGEKYALLAGETPAVAAAIREHYMPTSAEGELPETKVGAVLALADKLDTILSFFSVGLIPSGSNDPYALRRATQGVVRILDAFGWHIAMDELINSLYALKFDSLTYENKAEVMDFIKARVDKMMGSTPKDIKEAVLASSNFVVADMLEAASALVEASKKEAFKSSVESLSRAFNLAEKAEGSDTVDPALFENEEEKALAEAVESLVLSETASQQLEQLFALSPVIDAFFENTMVMAEDQAVRQNRLAILSLLTKKAAKLARFNQINTK; encoded by the coding sequence ATGACAAAAAACTTATTAGTAGAACTCGGTCTTGAAGAGTTACCAGCCTACGTAGTAACTCCAAGTGAAAAGCAACTAGGTGAAAAAATGGCAGCCTTCCTCAAGGAAAACCGCCTGTCCTTTGAAGCTATCCAAACCTTCTCAACACCCCGTCGTTTGGCTGTTCGTGTGATTGGGCTTGCAGACAAACAGTCTGATTTGACAGAAGATTTCAAGGGACCAGCTAAGAAAATCGCCTTGGATAGTGATGGAAACTTCACCAAAGCAGCCCAAGGATTTGTCCGTGGGAAAGGTTTGACTGTTGAAGATATTGAATTCCGTGAAATCAAGGGTGAAGAGTATGTCTATGTTACCAAGGAGGAAGTTGGTCAACCAGTTGAATCTATCATTCCTGGTGTCGTGGATGTCTTGAAATCCCTAACTTTCCCAGTCAGCATGCACTGGGCTGGAAATAGTTTTGAATACATCCGCCCCGTTCATACTTTGACAGTTCTCTTAGACGAACAAGAGTTTGACTTGGACTTCCTTGATATCAAGGGGGATCGTGTGAGCCGTGGTCATCGTTTCTTAGGACAAGAAACCAAGATTCAGTCAGCAGTTAGCTACGAAGAAGATCTTCGTGCACAGTTTGTAATCGCGGATCCACGTGAACGTGAACAAATGATTGTTGACCAAATCAAGGAAATTGAGGCAAAACATGGTGTACGTATCGAAATTGATGAGGACTTGCTTAACGAGGTCTTGAACTTGGTTGAATACCCAACTGCCTTCATGGGAAGTTTTGACGCAAAATACCTTGAAGTGCCAGAAGAAGTCTTGGTGACTTCGATGAAGGAACACCAACGCTACTTTGTTGTCCGTGATCAAGATGGAAAACTCTTGCCAAACTTCATTTCAGTCCGTAACGGAAACGCAGAGCATTTGGAAAATGTTATCAAAGGAAATGAAAAAGTCTTGGTAGCCCGCTTGGAAGACGGAGAATTCTTCTGGCGTGAAGACCAAAAATTGGTTATCTCAGACCTTATCGAAAAATTAAACAACGTCACCTTCCACGAAAAGATTGGTTCTCTTCGTGAACACATGATTCGTACTGGTCAGATAGCCACTCTCTTGGCAGAAAAAGCTGGTTTATCAATGGATGAAACCCTTGACCTTGCTCGTGCAGCAGCCATTTACAAGTTTGATTTGTTGACGGGGATGGTTGGTGAGTTTGATGAACTTCAAGGGATTATGGGAGAGAAATATGCACTTCTAGCAGGTGAAACTCCAGCAGTTGCAGCTGCCATTCGTGAACACTACATGCCGACATCAGCTGAAGGAGAACTTCCAGAAACTAAGGTTGGAGCCGTTCTTGCTCTTGCAGACAAATTGGACACGATTTTGAGTTTCTTCTCAGTAGGCTTGATTCCATCAGGTTCTAATGACCCTTATGCTCTTCGTCGCGCGACGCAAGGTGTTGTTCGTATCTTGGATGCCTTTGGTTGGCACATTGCTATGGATGAGCTGATCAATAGCCTTTATGCTTTGAAATTCGACAGTTTAACTTATGAAAATAAAGCAGAGGTCATGGATTTTATCAAGGCTCGTGTCGATAAGATGATGGGTTCTACTCCAAAAGACATTAAGGAAGCAGTCCTTGCAAGTTCGAACTTTGTTGTGGCGGATATGTTGGAAGCAGCAAGTGCTCTCGTAGAAGCAAGTAAAAAAGAAGCTTTCAAATCGTCTGTTGAATCTCTCTCACGTGCCTTTAACTTGGCTGAGAAGGCAGAAGGTTCTGACACGGTTGATCCTGCCCTCTTTGAGAATGAAGAAGAAAAAGCTTTGGCGGAGGCAGTAGAATCATTAGTCCTATCAGAAACTGCAAGCCAGCAATTAGAACAACTCTTTGCGCTTAGTCCAGTTATTGATGCTTTCTTTGAAAATACCATGGTAATGGCCGAAGATCAGGCTGTCCGTCAAAATCGTTTGGCAATCTTATCACTACTAACCAAGAAAGCAGCTAAGCTCGCTCGTTTTAACCAAATCAATACTAAATAA
- a CDS encoding DUF896 family protein, protein MDPKKIARINELARKKKTEGLTSAEKVEQAKLREEYIEGYRRSVRHHIEGIKIVDEQGNDVTPEKLRQVQREKGLHGRSLDDPNS, encoded by the coding sequence ATGGATCCGAAAAAAATAGCTCGTATCAATGAGCTTGCTAGAAAGAAAAAAACAGAAGGTCTAACTTCTGCTGAAAAAGTGGAACAAGCTAAGCTTCGTGAGGAATACATCGAAGGCTATCGTCGTTCAGTTCGTCACCACATCGAGGGAATCAAAATCGTGGATGAACAAGGAAACGACGTTACACCAGAAAAACTACGCCAAGTACAACGTGAAAAAGGTTTGCACGGCCGTAGTCTTGATGATCCAAATTCATAA
- a CDS encoding NAD(P)H-dependent oxidoreductase, with protein MKFVGLVGSNYDQSYNRKLLEFIRRNFKFKFELEVLEIDEVPMFNQDEKWDESFQLRFLYNKITRADGVIIATPEHNHTISASLKSVLEWLSYEVHPFENKPVMIVGASYYDQGTSRAQVHLRKILDAPGVNAYTLPGNEFLLGKAKEAFDNNGNITNEGTVKFLETCLDNFVKYVGVVSKLKKPKPIEPEDLDCGKPIATTITEVDPDDPEWVEKVAAITGAVSGDTYVKLDHGILTVNQIDMFLKAMPFELTYADDNNQFLYYNNAHQDPDTMFAKRVPPQSGSRMSTVHASLPPARMKNVEWVIGTLRNGNQEYVRTIVPGSPAGVINTHNYQAMYYPDGSYAGINEIVFNFQPWLDWYLQETGQRLVGGSGPFAPAAGGHGDADATSGASDAGGDGGHGGGADATSGASN; from the coding sequence ATGAAATTTGTTGGACTTGTTGGATCAAACTACGATCAATCATATAACCGCAAACTCTTGGAATTTATCCGTCGCAATTTCAAATTCAAATTTGAATTAGAAGTTCTTGAAATCGACGAAGTTCCAATGTTTAACCAAGACGAAAAATGGGACGAAAGTTTCCAATTGCGCTTCTTGTATAACAAGATTACACGTGCTGATGGTGTCATTATCGCGACTCCTGAGCACAACCACACTATCTCAGCTTCTCTCAAATCTGTGCTTGAATGGCTTTCATACGAAGTTCATCCATTTGAAAACAAACCTGTTATGATTGTGGGAGCATCATACTACGACCAAGGAACTTCACGTGCCCAAGTTCACCTTCGTAAGATCCTAGACGCTCCAGGTGTCAACGCCTACACACTTCCAGGAAATGAATTCCTTCTTGGTAAAGCCAAAGAAGCTTTTGATAACAATGGAAACATCACCAACGAAGGAACTGTTAAATTCCTTGAAACTTGCTTAGATAACTTTGTTAAATACGTAGGAGTCGTTTCAAAATTGAAAAAACCAAAACCAATCGAACCAGAAGACTTGGATTGTGGAAAACCAATTGCTACAACCATCACAGAAGTTGACCCTGACGATCCAGAATGGGTAGAAAAAGTTGCAGCAATCACTGGTGCTGTTTCTGGTGATACCTATGTCAAATTGGACCATGGTATCCTTACAGTTAACCAAATCGATATGTTCTTGAAAGCTATGCCATTTGAATTGACATATGCTGATGACAACAACCAATTCCTCTACTACAACAACGCTCACCAAGATCCAGACACCATGTTTGCTAAACGTGTACCACCTCAATCAGGTAGCCGTATGTCAACTGTGCATGCTTCTCTTCCGCCAGCACGCATGAAGAATGTAGAGTGGGTTATCGGAACACTTCGCAACGGAAACCAAGAATACGTCCGTACGATCGTTCCAGGTTCGCCTGCAGGTGTTATCAACACTCACAACTACCAAGCTATGTACTATCCTGATGGATCATACGCTGGTATCAATGAAATCGTCTTTAACTTCCAACCATGGCTTGACTGGTACCTACAAGAAACTGGTCAACGTTTGGTAGGTGGTAGTGGGCCATTCGCTCCTGCTGCTGGAGGTCATGGAGACGCTGATGCTACTTCTGGTGCTTCTGATGCTGGAGGCGATGGTGGTCACGGAGGCGGCGCTGACGCTACTTCTGGTGCGAGCAACTAA
- a CDS encoding NADPH-dependent FMN reductase translates to MLKLIAIVGTNSKRSTNRQLLQYMQKHFADKAEIELVEIKDIPVFNKPADKLLPAEILEIAAKIEAADGVIIGTPEYDHSIPAVLMSALAWLSYGIYPLLNKPIMITGASYGTLGSSRAQLQLRQILNAPEIKANVLPDEFLLSHSLQAFNPSGDLVDLDVIKKLDAIFDDFRIFVKITEKLRNAQELLRKDAEEFDWENL, encoded by the coding sequence ATGCTAAAACTTATTGCCATTGTTGGAACGAACTCTAAACGTTCTACAAACCGCCAATTGCTCCAATACATGCAAAAACACTTCGCCGATAAGGCTGAGATTGAACTCGTTGAAATCAAAGACATCCCTGTTTTCAACAAACCAGCAGACAAACTTCTTCCTGCTGAAATTCTTGAAATTGCTGCTAAAATTGAAGCAGCTGATGGTGTCATTATCGGTACTCCTGAGTACGACCACTCTATTCCTGCAGTTTTGATGAGCGCTCTTGCTTGGCTATCCTATGGTATCTACCCACTTTTGAACAAACCAATCATGATCACTGGTGCTTCTTACGGTACTCTTGGTTCATCTCGTGCCCAACTGCAACTTCGTCAAATCTTGAACGCTCCTGAAATTAAGGCAAATGTTCTACCAGATGAATTCTTGCTTTCTCACTCTCTTCAAGCATTTAACCCAAGTGGAGACTTGGTTGACCTTGATGTTATCAAGAAATTGGATGCCATCTTTGATGACTTCCGTATCTTTGTGAAGATTACTGAGAAATTGCGCAATGCACAAGAATTGCTTCGCAAAGATGCTGAAGAATTCGACTGGGAAAATTTGTAA
- a CDS encoding FAD:protein FMN transferase — translation MPLRSRSERLMGTTITISLVDERAEILLQGAFDLLKELEYRFNANSQESELMEINYQAGIAPVKVHPDLFELIALGLEHSLAPSSHLNISIGPLIQTWRIGFADARLPELNEIEAVLPLVDPHFIKLDPTSSTVFLEKKGMKLDLGCLAKGYSADKVSQYLKAHGVTSALINLGGNILTIGNNQAKEGKAWQIGIQDPQNPRGNHLLTIPASNKSVVTSGIYERHLTVDGKDYHHIFDSETGFPVETDLASLTIISDKSVDGEIWTTRLFGERSASILWQVESLDGIEAILIDKEGNLTCSSGL, via the coding sequence TTGCCTCTTCGTTCACGTTCTGAACGGCTAATGGGAACAACTATCACGATTTCATTAGTAGATGAGCGGGCAGAAATCCTGCTTCAGGGCGCTTTTGACTTGCTCAAGGAGCTCGAATACCGCTTCAACGCCAATAGTCAAGAATCCGAACTGATGGAAATCAACTACCAGGCTGGAATCGCACCTGTTAAGGTTCATCCTGACCTATTTGAACTGATTGCTCTTGGACTAGAGCACAGCCTAGCTCCCTCTAGCCATCTAAATATCAGTATCGGTCCCTTGATTCAAACCTGGCGAATCGGATTTGCAGATGCACGACTTCCAGAGTTAAACGAAATCGAAGCTGTCTTGCCCCTAGTTGACCCGCATTTTATCAAGTTGGATCCGACTAGCTCTACTGTTTTTTTAGAGAAGAAAGGAATGAAGCTTGATCTAGGTTGCTTAGCCAAAGGCTATAGTGCAGATAAGGTTTCCCAGTATTTAAAAGCACACGGTGTCACCTCTGCCTTGATCAATCTCGGAGGAAATATCCTCACCATCGGGAATAACCAAGCTAAAGAAGGGAAAGCCTGGCAGATTGGGATTCAAGATCCGCAAAATCCTCGTGGCAATCATCTCCTAACCATTCCTGCGTCTAACAAATCCGTTGTCACTTCAGGTATCTATGAACGCCACCTGACAGTAGATGGAAAAGACTATCACCATATCTTTGATAGTGAGACAGGATTTCCTGTCGAAACAGACCTCGCTAGCCTAACGATTATCTCAGATAAATCTGTCGATGGTGAGATTTGGACAACCCGCCTATTCGGAGAACGTAGCGCTTCTATCCTCTGGCAAGTCGAAAGTTTAGATGGTATCGAAGCCATCCTCATCGACAAAGAGGGGAACCTTACTTGTTCTTCAGGCCTTTAA
- the nox gene encoding H2O-forming NADH oxidase has translation MSKIVVVGANHAGTACINTMLDNFGHENEIVVFDQNSNISFLGCGMALWIGEQIDGPEGLFYSDKEKLEAKGAKVYMNSPVLSIDYDNKVVTAEVEGQEHKESYDKLIFATGSTPILPPIEGVEIVKGNREFKATLENVQFVKLYQNAEEVIEKLADKSKHLERIAVVGGGYIGVELAEAFERLGKEVVLVDIVDTVLNGYYDKDFTQMMAKNLEDNNIRLALGQTVKAIQGDGKVERLVTDKETFDVDMVVLAVGFRPNTALADGKIELFRNGAFLVDKKQETSIPGVYAVGDCATVYDNARKDTSYIALASNAVRTGIVGAYNACGHELEGIGVQGSNGISIYGLHMVSTGLTLEKAKAAGYNATETGFNDLQKPEFMKHDNHEVAIKIVFDKDSREILGAQMVSRDSAISMGIHMFSLAIQEHVTIDKLALTDLFFLPHFNKPYNYITMAALTAEK, from the coding sequence ATGAGTAAAATCGTTGTAGTTGGTGCTAACCACGCTGGTACAGCATGTATCAATACTATGTTGGACAACTTTGGACATGAAAATGAAATCGTTGTATTTGACCAAAACTCAAATATTTCATTCCTTGGTTGTGGAATGGCGCTTTGGATCGGGGAACAAATTGATGGTCCAGAAGGTCTCTTCTACTCTGATAAAGAAAAATTGGAAGCAAAGGGTGCAAAAGTTTACATGAACTCACCTGTTCTTTCAATCGACTATGACAATAAAGTTGTGACTGCAGAAGTTGAAGGTCAAGAACACAAAGAGTCTTACGACAAATTGATCTTTGCGACTGGTTCAACTCCAATCTTGCCTCCAATCGAAGGTGTTGAAATCGTTAAGGGCAACCGTGAGTTCAAAGCAACACTTGAAAATGTTCAATTTGTTAAGTTGTACCAAAACGCAGAAGAAGTCATCGAAAAACTTGCTGACAAGAGCAAACACCTTGAACGCATCGCTGTAGTTGGTGGTGGTTACATCGGTGTTGAACTTGCTGAAGCTTTCGAACGTCTTGGAAAAGAAGTTGTCCTTGTTGATATCGTAGACACTGTTTTGAACGGCTACTACGACAAAGACTTCACTCAAATGATGGCTAAGAACTTGGAAGACAACAACATCCGCTTGGCACTTGGTCAAACAGTAAAAGCTATCCAAGGTGATGGTAAAGTTGAACGCTTGGTAACAGACAAAGAAACATTTGATGTGGATATGGTTGTTCTTGCTGTTGGTTTCCGTCCAAATACAGCTCTTGCTGATGGTAAGATTGAACTATTCCGCAACGGTGCCTTCCTTGTTGACAAGAAACAAGAGACATCAATTCCAGGTGTTTATGCAGTAGGTGACTGTGCGACTGTTTATGACAACGCTCGTAAAGACACTAGCTACATCGCGCTTGCTTCAAACGCTGTTCGTACTGGTATCGTTGGTGCTTACAATGCTTGTGGACATGAATTGGAAGGAATTGGTGTACAAGGATCAAACGGTATCTCAATCTACGGTCTTCACATGGTTTCAACTGGTTTGACTCTTGAAAAAGCTAAAGCTGCTGGTTACAACGCAACTGAAACAGGCTTTAACGACCTTCAAAAACCAGAATTTATGAAGCATGACAACCATGAAGTTGCCATCAAGATTGTTTTTGACAAAGACAGCCGCGAAATTCTTGGCGCTCAAATGGTATCACGTGATTCAGCTATCAGTATGGGAATCCACATGTTCTCACTTGCTATCCAAGAACATGTGACAATTGACAAGTTGGCTCTGACAGACCTGTTCTTCTTGCCACACTTTAACAAACCATACAACTACATCACAATGGCTGCTCTTACAGCTGAAAAATAA
- the trhA gene encoding PAQR family membrane homeostasis protein TrhA — protein sequence MNTSLKLSKKLSFGEEIANSVTHAVGAVIMLILLPISSTYSYEVHGFLSSFGVSIFVISLFLMFLSSTIYHSMAYGSTHKYVLRIIDHSMIYVAIAGSYTPVVLTLMNNWFGYLIIAIQWGTTIFGILYKIFAKKVNEKFSLALYLIMGWLVLAIIPAIISQTTPVFWSLMVTGGLCYTVGAGFYAKKKPYFHMIWHLFILAASALQYIAIVYYM from the coding sequence ATGAATACCAGCCTAAAGCTCAGTAAAAAACTCAGTTTTGGAGAAGAAATCGCCAATAGCGTAACCCATGCTGTGGGCGCAGTTATCATGCTCATCTTACTCCCCATTTCATCCACCTATAGTTACGAAGTACATGGATTTTTATCATCTTTTGGTGTTTCTATCTTTGTTATCAGTCTATTTCTCATGTTCCTTTCGTCAACCATTTACCATTCTATGGCCTATGGTTCGACCCACAAATACGTCTTACGAATCATCGACCACTCTATGATTTATGTGGCCATAGCAGGCTCTTATACACCAGTCGTATTGACTTTGATGAATAACTGGTTTGGCTATCTGATTATTGCCATTCAGTGGGGAACGACCATTTTCGGCATCCTCTATAAAATCTTTGCTAAAAAGGTCAATGAGAAATTCAGTCTTGCTCTTTACCTGATTATGGGCTGGTTGGTTCTGGCAATTATTCCTGCCATTATCAGTCAAACAACGCCAGTCTTTTGGAGCCTCATGGTAACTGGCGGACTCTGTTATACAGTTGGAGCTGGATTTTACGCTAAGAAAAAACCTTATTTCCACATGATCTGGCATCTCTTTATCTTAGCTGCGTCTGCTCTCCAATATATTGCTATTGTTTATTACATGTAA
- a CDS encoding DUF1836 domain-containing protein, which translates to MNSIFSYPKWEEIPNIDLYLDQVLLYVNQVCAPISPDKEKGLTASMVNNYVKHGYLTKPDKKKYQRKQIARLIAITTLKSVFSIQEIAQTLNTLHTYASSDQLYDAFVDYMNHGIDPENPIIQTSCQTVKLYHQTLDLILSKEEEEIQ; encoded by the coding sequence ATGAATTCTATCTTTTCCTACCCAAAATGGGAAGAAATTCCAAACATTGACCTCTATCTGGATCAGGTTTTGCTTTATGTCAATCAAGTCTGCGCCCCTATCTCTCCAGATAAAGAAAAGGGCCTGACCGCATCTATGGTCAATAACTATGTCAAACATGGTTACCTGACAAAGCCTGACAAGAAGAAATACCAACGCAAACAGATTGCCCGTTTAATTGCTATCACTACTCTCAAATCTGTCTTTTCGATTCAAGAAATCGCTCAGACACTGAATACTCTACACACTTATGCAAGCTCAGACCAGCTCTACGATGCTTTTGTGGACTATATGAACCATGGGATTGATCCAGAGAATCCTATTATCCAAACCAGCTGCCAAACGGTTAAACTCTATCATCAAACTCTAGACTTAATCCTTAGCAAAGAAGAGGAGGAAATCCAATGA
- a CDS encoding GNAT family N-acetyltransferase has protein sequence MEIRLAFPNEVEAIMQVMEDAKKCLAKSGSDQWQNGYPNADIIIDDIISGQAYVALEEGELLAYAAVTKNPEEAYEAIYEGSWQGEESEYLVFHRIAVAADVQGQGVAQTFLEGLIEGFDYLDFRSDTHVENKAMQHIFEKLGFSQVGKVPVDGERLAYQKLK, from the coding sequence ATGGAGATTCGTTTAGCTTTTCCAAACGAAGTAGAGGCGATTATGCAGGTGATGGAGGATGCCAAAAAATGCTTAGCCAAGTCAGGAAGTGACCAGTGGCAAAATGGCTATCCAAATGCCGACATCATTATTGATGATATTATCTCTGGTCAAGCCTATGTAGCCTTGGAAGAAGGAGAATTACTAGCCTATGCTGCTGTGACCAAGAACCCAGAGGAAGCCTATGAAGCCATTTATGAAGGAAGTTGGCAGGGGGAAGAATCAGAATATCTGGTCTTTCACCGTATCGCCGTAGCAGCAGATGTACAAGGGCAGGGAGTTGCTCAGACTTTCCTAGAAGGCTTGATTGAAGGATTTGATTACCTAGATTTTCGTTCAGATACACATGTTGAAAACAAGGCCATGCAGCATATCTTTGAAAAACTTGGATTTAGTCAGGTCGGAAAAGTTCCAGTTGATGGGGAACGCTTGGCTTATCAGAAATTAAAATAA
- a CDS encoding methylated-DNA--[protein]-cysteine S-methyltransferase, whose amino-acid sequence MTQKKYFKILYLSPIGTLSLVADEQYLYGIWVQDQTHFERGIDTDGIEIVKEHPVHDKVISYLDAYFDGRVQDLSLLPLAPIGTDFEKRVWTYLQSIPYGQTVTYGQIAKDLQVPSAQAIGGAVGRNPWSILVPCHRVLGADNRLTGYASGVEKKAWLLQHEGAIFQENKE is encoded by the coding sequence ATGACGCAGAAAAAATACTTTAAAATACTCTACTTGTCGCCAATCGGAACCTTGTCCTTGGTCGCTGATGAGCAATATCTTTATGGAATTTGGGTGCAGGACCAAACTCATTTTGAGAGAGGTATCGATACGGATGGGATAGAAATCGTTAAGGAGCATCCTGTCCACGACAAAGTTATTTCCTATTTAGATGCTTATTTCGATGGGAGAGTTCAAGACTTGTCTCTCTTGCCCTTGGCTCCCATTGGGACGGATTTTGAAAAGCGAGTCTGGACCTACTTACAGAGTATTCCTTATGGGCAAACAGTGACTTACGGTCAAATAGCTAAAGATTTGCAGGTGCCCTCTGCCCAAGCTATTGGCGGAGCAGTGGGGCGTAATCCCTGGTCCATCCTCGTCCCCTGTCATCGAGTGCTAGGGGCAGACAATCGTCTGACAGGCTATGCTTCGGGAGTCGAAAAGAAAGCCTGGCTCTTGCAGCATGAAGGTGCGATTTTTCAAGAAAATAAAGAATAG
- a CDS encoding arsenate reductase family protein, with the protein MLEFIEYPKCSTCKKAKNELDQLGLDYQDVHIVEETPSEDVILNWLETSGFEVKQFFNTSGIKYRELGLKDKVGSLSNQEAAKLLASDGMLLKRPILLENGAVKQIGYRKSYGELGLK; encoded by the coding sequence ATGTTAGAATTTATCGAATACCCAAAATGTTCAACTTGTAAGAAAGCAAAAAATGAACTTGACCAACTCGGACTTGACTACCAAGACGTCCATATTGTAGAAGAAACACCAAGTGAAGACGTGATTTTGAACTGGTTAGAAACTTCTGGTTTTGAAGTGAAACAATTTTTCAATACCAGCGGGATCAAATATCGTGAACTGGGCCTGAAAGATAAGGTAGGAAGCCTATCCAACCAAGAAGCAGCCAAGCTTCTGGCAAGTGATGGCATGTTGTTAAAACGTCCAATCTTATTGGAAAATGGTGCTGTTAAGCAAATTGGCTATAGAAAATCCTACGGGGAACTGGGCTTGAAATAG
- a CDS encoding amino acid ABC transporter permease — MTVTTLLVSDWYQSLMQLIPDGKLFSLRSVFDGIPRIVQQLPTTIMLTLSGAIFGLVLALVFAIVKINRVKILYPLQAFFVSFLKGTPILVQLMLTYYGIPLALKALNQQWGTSFNINAIPAATFAIVAFAFNEAAYASETIRAAILSVNPGEIEAARSLGMTRAQVYRRVIIPNAAVVATPTLINSLIGLTKGTSLAFSAGVVEVFAQAQILGGADYRYFERFISVALVYWVVNIGIESLGRFIEKKMTILAPDAVTTDVKGDLR; from the coding sequence ATGACTGTTACAACACTTTTAGTATCAGATTGGTACCAGAGCTTGATGCAGCTGATTCCAGATGGTAAGCTCTTTAGCTTGCGTTCGGTTTTTGATGGGATTCCAAGAATTGTCCAACAACTTCCCACAACTATTATGTTGACGCTTAGTGGTGCGATTTTTGGTTTGGTGCTGGCCTTGGTTTTCGCCATTGTAAAAATCAACCGTGTTAAGATTTTATATCCCTTGCAGGCCTTTTTTGTCAGCTTTTTAAAAGGGACACCGATTTTGGTTCAGCTTATGTTGACCTACTACGGGATTCCACTTGCTCTGAAAGCCCTCAATCAACAATGGGGAACCAGCTTCAATATCAATGCTATTCCAGCAGCAACCTTTGCGATTGTAGCTTTTGCCTTTAATGAGGCGGCTTATGCCAGCGAAACCATTCGTGCAGCCATCCTTTCTGTCAATCCTGGTGAGATTGAAGCGGCGCGCAGTCTGGGAATGACCCGTGCGCAAGTTTATCGTCGTGTGATTATTCCTAATGCAGCGGTGGTAGCTACTCCAACCTTGATCAATTCCCTCATCGGTTTGACCAAAGGAACTTCTCTAGCTTTTAGTGCGGGTGTTGTCGAAGTTTTTGCCCAGGCTCAGATTTTGGGTGGAGCGGATTATCGTTACTTTGAGCGATTCATCTCCGTTGCTCTTGTTTACTGGGTAGTCAATATCGGAATCGAAAGCCTCGGTCGCTTTATTGAGAAGAAAATGACCATTTTAGCGCCGGATGCAGTAACTACAGATGTGAAAGGAGACCTTCGTTAA